The DNA sequence CCAGTGAATTAATTGATGCAATTTCAAGCTAAACGTACATGAGCTAACTAGCACAGAAATCCGTCAAGAGCAGCATAAATTTTGCATGCATGATGTGAATGATGAAGAGATCGAATTATTTGTAGTTCCATCCAAAATCGTAGATGAAAATTAATCCTTCTCATGCTTATTTTTGGAAGATTCAAGAGAGAATTATTTTATCGtagttcaaacattttatttttcagtctccagtaaaatctttaaaacttgttttactgcaaAGGTAGTGTCAGTACAAGGAAAACAACTAGACTCGCTGCCCTAAGCGTTGCGCTTCTTATGAAGACTTTCATTTCTTCTAAGTGCATTTAATgcttataaaatttaactttctctttctgcatttttttatGCCAGTGAATTATTTGATGCTATTTCAAGCTCAACGTACATGAGCTAACTAGCACAGAAATCCGTCAAGAGCAGCATAAATTTTGCACGCATGATGTGAATGATGAGGATGGCGAATTATTTGTAGTTCCATCCAAGATCGTAGATGAAAATTAATCCTTCTCATGCTTATTTTTGGAAGATTCAAGAGAGAATTACTTTATCGtagcttaaacattttatttttcatattctccagtaaaatctttaaaacttgttttactgctagcGTAGTGTCAGTACAGGGAAACCAACTAGACTCGCTGCCCTAAGCGTTGCGCTTCTTATGAAGACTTTTATTTCTTCTAAGTGCATTTAATGCTTATAAAATATAACTTTATCTTTCTGCACTTTTTTATGCCAGTGAATTAATTGATGCTATCTCAAGCTCAACTTACATGAGCTAACTAGCACAGAAATCCGTCAAGAGCAGCATAAATTTTGCATGCATGATGTGAGTGATGAGGATGGCGAATTATTTGTAGTTCAATCGAAGATCGTAGATGAAAATTAATCATTCTCATGCTTATTTTTGGAAGATTCAAGAGAGAATTACTTTATCGtagcttaaacattttatttttcatattctccagtaaaatctttaaaacttgttttactgctagcGTAGTCTCAGTACAGCGAAACCAACTAGACTCGCTGCCCTAAGCGTTGCGCTTCTTATGAAGACTTTTATTTCTTCTAAGTGCATATAATGCTTATAAAATATAACTTTATCTTTCTGCACTTTTTTTATGCCAGTGAATTAATTGATGCTATTTCAAGCTCAACGTACATGAGCTAACTAGCACAGAAATCCGTCAAGAGCAGCATAAATTTTGCATGCATGATGTGAGTGATGAGGATGGCGAATTATTTGTAGTTCCATCCAAGATCGTAGATGAAAATTAATCATTCTCATGCTTATTTTTGGAAGATTCAAGAGAGAATTACTTTATCGtagcttaaacattttatttttcatattctcCAGTAAAATCGttaaaacttgttttactgctagcGTAGTGTCAGTACAAGGAAAACAACTAGACTCGCTGCCCTAAGCGTTGCGCTTCTTATGAAGACTTTCATTTCTTCTAAGTGTATTTAATgcttataaaatttaactttatctttctgcattttttttatgcCAGTGAATTATTTGATGCTATTTCAAGCTCAACGTACATGAGCTAACTAGCACAGAAATCCGTCAAGAGCAGCTTAAATTTTGCATGCATGATGTGAATGATGAGGATGGCGAATTATTTGTAGTTCCATGCAAGATCGTAAATGAAAATTAATCCTTCTCATGCTTATTTTTGGAAGATTCAAGAGATAATTTCTTTATTGtagcttaaacattttatttttcatattctccagtaaaatctttaaaacttgttttactgctagcGTAGTGGCAGTACAGGGAAAACAACTAGACTCGCGGCACTAAGCGTTGCGCTACTTATGAAGACTTTTATTTCTTCTAAGcatatttaatgctttttaaatttagctttatCTTTCTGCACTTTTTTTATGCCAGTGAATTAATGAATGCTATTTCAAGCTCAACGTACATGAGCTAACTAGCACAGAAATCCGTCAAGAGCAGCATATATTTTGCATGCATGaagtgaggggtgccgcgaattTTCCAAAAGGTATAGTTTATTGTGCTGTGAGAAGATTTTAGTTCTTTAAATGGTGCCGCGAATCGGAACAGTTTGGGATGTTGTGTCCTAAAAAAGCAGTAAACTTCTCATAAAGTTTATAGTTTTCATTCTAAGTGCATTTAATGGTTCACCGGTTttcaaaaatggttcaaaaattcAGAGAGCGCTgtagtcaaatgttttttttttaaattagtgtatGAAAGTTTTAATTAGTTGTTATTGAACAGAGGTCATTCCGATGTGTTTGATATGGTCACGTTTCACAGGAGTAATATGACCATTCGATTGCATAATGTTAAAGCTATGAAGCTATGAAAGATAGCCATATCGAATCAATGGGTTCTATATGATCAATGAGATTTGACCTCTGTTCAATAAGCACACTTTCAAAcaccaattaaaaaacatttgactacAGCACTCTCTGATGTCTAATTttcgaactatttttaaatatctttgtatAAAAATTCCAGATCTGCTGGTGCAACATACATTTTGCTTCACCTTTCTATCTCACCCAGTTTTGCtgttaaatcattttaaagtagGGGAGTCCTTTCTCATAAATCCGttaaaaaacatttgactacCCCGCtttctgaatttttgaattatttttgaataaaaatttccaGAGCACTGGTGCAGCATAATACTTATTTCATCTTTCTATTTCACACGGTTTTGCTGTAATGTCATTTCAAAATAGGGTAGTTCTTTTTCAAACACCCTGTATTAAgacatttatttagtttaaagtCCTTAGAGATCAATTTTTCTCCAAGCATTTCCTTAGTTTGGCttctgtgactttttttttttttttgtcttcagatAGTTAGTTATCTGATTGACTACTATGAGATTGACTTATTTTTATCTCTGACTCTAGACTGTTTCTCAAGCATTGGAAGAGGCACGGAACCTAATCGACGAGAGAAAATACCTAGAGGCAGAGAATCGACTTTCTGCGTTGATCAACTTTTTAGAAAATGAGCCCGACAGCATTAAGAGGTACCTCTAGCACTCAGTTACTTATTTCGTGACGCAGAATTGCTTTTAGACAGCAATCATTATCAGTTACTGAAAGTTTCATACTATGGGAATATTGAAAGACAACTGTTTGCCACATAATTTCTAAAATaactaagctttaaaaaataattaaataaaaagaaatattataaaaatagcgTTATATGACTCGAATAGTCAATGTGTTTATTTAATCAAAGGCACCGGCAGATTCATATGCAGGGGTGCACTCGCAGAGTTCAGCAAAACAAGCACAATTCTAGCCTCTTTCGCCAAATTACAACACGTATACGAAGCGTTGGGTGGGTTTTTCATACTTTAGCCTTCAATGCATGTTTGAAAGTGAGCAACAATCAGCAGAGTATGATAAATGAATGATAAAGCCGTCATCATTGAAGCAAAAATTAGCAACTGAATTCTGTTTTGGGGTAAGCTTTTTTTCGGATACAAAAATACAGATCTGATTAATTTTTCTTAGCTTTCCCGTTTTCGGGATATATGTGAAGGAAGTATTGCGTGTAATGGGTGTTATTTCAAGATTGCAAGTGTCGGTGTATCGGACACGATCCGAAAATATTTCATGCACCTTTTAAGTATTATGGGACTTCATACATGTCACCGAATTTAATATAGAAATTGAAACCTATGCGCTATTTAAGAGAATGAGCACTGACTACCGTAAATTTATGTACCATTTTTGCGCCTTCAAAGGCGGCTATGTACGCATTTTTGCGATAATTAGGTATGCAGTTAACTTTAAGGAGCACGATTTTTCTTAGAACTGTTTCTCACAACTTAATAAGTGAATTCTGAGTAGGAATTTTCTTGCTCGAATATACAAGGTATCAACCAGAAATGCCCTATTTTCAGTTTGTTCTCTATGcaaaaggaaatgaaataaatatttttgtattcatCACGAATATAAGTTgcatccctagttttaaaaatagaaattaatttttgtgaaacCTGACAAGTTCACTTGAGTGAAAACCTTTGGTGGACATTTCCAACTTGTTTACCAGAGAAATGTTGACCTTGTTCATGTCGTCTTTGGTAGCTCACTGAAAGGGGAAGGTATTGTTGGTacggtttatccccagttttgccaacatttAAAATTCCTCCCATACATGCATCAAAAGctatgattgaaaataaaaacgggggggggggatttcgtgcCCCCgcgaaacgggggggggggacaccgtcGGTACTGAGTTGAGTTAGATTGTCGTCACAGTGTAACTGCAAAAGGGTAAAGAGCATAAATCAGCTTCAATGATTCCCGTTTTTACTTAACTCCCCTAGAAGAAAGAAATACTCTCAAGGTCAGGGGGCTTTAAGTTACCGGACCCGAACTGCAAGTCGTTAAGCTTCCATGTGCATGTGAATACAATTTTCGTTTCTCTGCAGGAATCGGTTTCTTTCCGAAGCATACAACAATCTGGGACAAGTGTTTTACCGGAAGGTGGAATTCGATAGGGCAGTGGGCTGCTACGGGAAAGCGACGGAGCTCAAAAATGATTTCGCTGCAGCCTTCTACAATCGTGGGACAATCCAATATCGCCTCGGTGAGTTATTGgacttttatattttcttaaatctTTATTCAGTTCTCGCAGGGGCGCCTCCAGAACCAGGTAGTCCGGACAACCCAGGACCCCACGGCTAACGGGGCTTCGCGTCGACTCGCTGATTACTGACTTATCACATCCTACAAAACATCTTAGACGTATTTTTGCACATTAGCTTTGTATAGGAAGCAGAAATTAATGACATTCAAGCCTGTCAATTCGATGTCTGCCCCCCGATGGCAGGGGGCGAAGGGGGATCAGGCAAATATCATTGATGAACAACATAAACCACACCCTCTTATGTGTAAAAGGAGGAAATAGTCAATGGAGGAAGCAAGTcgaatcattggcttagcaaaagctaacccaaagaccccaagtcacgtgactcaacaacggcgaaaggttggcacgttttgcgtcaAACAAGCGggagaaacctgatttcttccaatgctttgcttaaaaagctgtcacgtgacttggggttttGGCTTCACGTATGAAAGTTTttactccctccattttttttttcttctcaatgatttgactcccccctcccccaagtaaatgacgggcctgttgGCATTACatctggtggggggggggagttatgcAAACTGCTTGGTTTTCAGTAAAAGCACCAAAAATCCGCCTTCGTCACGTGATATCTGCTGATTCTagttcgctgttttcggcagcaTGCATATTCGGATCATGGTATTTTGTGGCAAaatcagcagtttttaaaatgtaagaataacgaaaGTAACTACAggcaagtgaagcaagtgatgtaaaggacactaagacttttttttgcGCACTTACCCTTTCTGACCTGGCGTCCGGTATATCGGACAAAAGCTTTAAACAGCTGcgaatcatttattaattgattaaattacttgatttgggggggggggattggcaaCACTAATATATAGGGATTGGGAGGATAGTGGCTCATTTTTCCGATTATGGATTTTGGTCGCAAAGGCGAGGTTCTTTTTtctgattttgtaaaaaatgtacgatttttatgaatcatttcaaacgcttatataTTATCTTTCATTATTGTTTGGAGAACAtttattttacaatgaaatttgTTTGATATTTCGTCGTTTTTAtgtctgaaatattaatttcaaagtataagtccggaatattggacggaTCATAACTCACTCAATTTTTTGCCTGCAAACTTGAAATTTCGTCTATAAGATACTCCTAagcatagtacactgtgtaccaaatacaattgttggttatttttttcgtaattcCGACTAAAGGGGTTAAAATGCACGGCAAAGTTAAGGTTGTCTAGTTGTCTTTTTTACTAGAACGGGGATAcgtttaccgatcacccccgcatAAAATAGAGCTCTGCATTCGAGAAAGGCgagcgaagtgccttctcgtggaaaacggattATACCTCCCTGCCTCGTGTGAAGTCCGTTACGTCAGACCTTCACCAAATTTGGGGAAATTCCAACGTAAACTGCGGATTTGTAAAAGGAACATGCACACAAACATAAAAGCACACACAATTCATTGTTTATGAAGAGGTGTAGAAACAAAGCGCCTTGTGAAGGAAAATGgcgtttaaatgattttttttttcgctttctgcAGGTTTTTATGCTTCTGCCTTGGAGGACATGAGAAAAGCTGTTACACTCGATCCCCTGAACGTTGAATTTGTAGCTGGGCTTCGTGCCACAGAAGAAGCCAGTCCGAAAGAATCCTGAAGAACAGAACCTCTTGTGAAGCCCCTTCAACTATTTTCATATTCAAACTCGCACGCAATGTGCTGTATCGAAGTACTTCTGAGTTCCtaactttttttacaataattaatgaaataaaaaaaattaatgtcccatgtttttaaaataaactaaaaagtttttattgtgagactctgagaagttgagctccggcTCTGACAATGTTTATCTCTGTTTCGAAAAATAGGGAGAGGTAATTGGctctaagttgagttgagaaactttcttagtagtttttcaaaaatattccaactaaaatccgaacCAATAACACTTCTATTTTTCACAAagctcccctaaaacaggtaaaaataGTCAAGGTCACATCTCAACTAACCAGAGCAGCACTATGCAAGGTCGCatccagaaattttttggggAGTGGCCCAGTTTCGCACATTGCcctagcacacacacacacacacgtatatgtatgtatgtatgtatatatatatatgtgtgtgtgtgtgtgtgtgtgtacatgtcTTTTTTACTGACACAGCTCTCATGTTTTTGTCTCGTTTTTTAATgctctcgctgtttttatttttattttatatatttttattttattcgctttgtaGTGGGAAGGATAGCAAGAGAGTGGTTCTTTAAGTGGAATGTAGAATATCCATTATTTCAGGGGTCCGGGTGTTTCTTCcccgagaattttttttttttaatagaattaaaaatctgtattttgaggccttatatggggataattgagactacaaaaatatgaagaaaaatatgcaaacaaaacCTTTTGAAAGTTAGGCATTCTTTTGCTAGTCAAgagcaatcaaaataaaaattgctcgtGCCACAAATCGTTCACATTAATGACAGAGAGGAAAAGCTGGAGGAGAAAAGGGAAGCAAGTCGTCACCTGCTCATATCGGATTTTAGTTTAATTTGCAACcaacatctcccccccccctttatttcatCAAATGctcttttgtaaaaaatgtacaaaatgctttaaaagaaatggtgaagggattcagaaaataagtaacgaaagagtaatattctggccattcggacaattcatactttattttcttgataagagacatAGGCGTAAACTAGGAAGGGGGGCACAGGTTTTTGAGGCACCTACGTTTTTGAGTCATGGGCAGAGTTTTTATTTTGCCCCCTTAGCttttaagcaaaaagaaaattttaattgttttttaaatgatatataccttattttcaaatgataataaaatgtaattcgtATATTACTGATGCAATTGTAATGAATTATATGCAAAAGTTGTATCCTTGTAGTCAATTACCAATTAGTAATTTCAACCCGTAGTTTATCTGTTTTCAAACTGCACCACAGCGGCGCAATCATAAGCCCAGAAGAGGCCCGTGTACCTGATCCCTAAGTGATGATGACCCCCCCTCCCAATATTTATAGGCCTAGTTTACTAAAATCCTGTAATCTTAGTTTACTAAATTTAGGTAGTAAACTCGGATTACATGCccaaaaaaatgagtgttttcgaGAAAGAGTGGAAATGTTGCTGCATTTCCGAAGTTTTTCTTAAAGcgaaatttaaatagtttaactGGTGTTCACATGAATGAATTTACCAACCATGTAATAAACAAGCCAAAACGGAACAGTGGCGTAACCAGAAAGGGGGCCCACGGGgctcatctccccccccccccttccagaatgctgagttgaatgctTTTTAAgagtattctttattattgatgaGAAGATATAAAAATACGTCTTTTGAAAACGAagtgatttttataaattaatagtaatgttaggaaaaatcttaatttctttaaaaaatcaatctttgaatttaaaattttaaaagttacaaCTCATTGATCAGCTAATCGCCTCCTTTCCCCTTtcctattccttttcttttttttctagctcgcctaaaaataggaaaatgctgctcctccaaagcccctccccccacacacacaccggaagcattatggagcatttgaaatttcgttttcaggTCTTCAATTTCGCGAATTTTCCAGGGAAAAGCCCTCAATTACCGAACAACATCGAAAATTGCGTttcaaattgcgtttttagagctttaatttcgaaaaattaccgccttaatattacaaaatatggcattacaatcgcgtttttaggacttgaatttcagaaaattttcgggaaaatGTCCCTGTACTACTTTTCTCCAATATAATAAGCTATTTGGTTTCTTAAACTacacttacaaaaattttaagtgaaataacctttgaatataaaacattgctttagtttttagtactttaattttgaaaattttaccaggGAAGAGCTTCAGGACCTTCCTCCCAAAAAATCTTCAACGtttgtctaaaatttcatttttgaagcttcaatttcgaaaacttgcacgGGGAGGAAGAATTgatttcgatcaaaaaaaaaaaaaaaaaaatcgatcggggacagtccctaagctccatcccttaccctaacgtcgaTAAATATGGCcgacaatcgcgtttttaaaggtTCAATTTCTGGAAACttccgctgagacccctgtaTATTTTGTTCACCTAACATCTGTGAacaaagtctaaaattgcgtttttaaagctttcaagtttcaaaaattttccggggtagAACCcctggttcccccccccctttcttatcagatcaaaaaattttcttccctttttcgatatgccccccccccccctaaaaacttttttctgatgcgccagtgaaataaaatatttcttgcatTATGTTAACTGGATGGCGGGatataaatcaaataaatttccttttaagaaaaagtttgctcccccccccctccctcgcaCTTCAGGTGGCCATTTTACGCCTCTGATAAGAGaccaaatttaattacttttcatggaattttaaaaacttaaataattttcaaagactccagaacagttgaaattatttaaagcactttattgtcacttttcaaaaattgattgtACAGTCTTGCAATTATAACTTTGTAACACACActtgttttaagttaaaaataagtgaaacaaaatatttctcaaatcaaataattttttctgcaattacaatTTACAGGtagtgcaaaaaatgaaatagagtGGCATTATATTTGTTATAGGTGTTAAGTATATAAGGTTTGTTGTAAggggtttatttttttctcatgcttaagatattaacagtatgcgGTAGAAGTTAACAGTATGCAGTTAGATAAAAACAAGCACAAAAGAACTTACAAAATAATGATttcggtattaaataaatggcaagacatgaagcatatgaatcacaaaaatttatcttgagaaatacgctacaaaaacgcgagaatcatgatttttgcattttttacgcaggATGCAATCaaagctagataatgtagacgcacgccGTGCGCTTATACATCCGCTGACGTACGGATACATTCGCCGCGGAGTTGCACGTCATCCGATAATCGTTAAAGTTCTTACCCTTAACTTCTAATTCGTTTGAAATTGATattgatattgatattatttatttagattgcaAAAATTATTACAAGACAGTATTTACACAAGTGCGTTCGGTGGATACATTCGCTGCGGTCATGCGCATCTCGCCAAAATCGTTCAAATTCTTATTGCTTAGTTctaatttcttttaaactgttattATCTACATgtataaaacgcttatgcgtggcgcaaaacgagcctttatttctttctctccgttgtCAACGATCCGCTTTGTTTACGATCGTTGTTTACAAGTGTTGCAGACTCGCTGCTAGCGTTAGATGTCTTGcgttagaattttgatttttgaatgagtgtttccaatcacttgaatataatttacaaagaaaagagcagtgtgcttaggagtctttagatgaaagatttaaacgctgatcggtaagaaatgctgccgataggattaggcgcgcaaacgcacgccgtgaaccgcgaattgcaaatcgagtgagttctgtaagtggttttaaacatatttccggtataatcatacactttactggagaaaagagttgaaatAACAGTGATAGTAAtcaaactggagaaaaatattattttatttttaaaaaaaatgctaataataacactgatacttagcctcgaataccacttattttatccgatagtaacgtgccttttaaattcaagcgtcaatttcctgttagattagccttcctaatgactataaataacgcacagggtcaaactttttataaatttttttaagatttgacaaaaccacttttcagtcatagacatgtcatatgtaaggcattcaagagtcatagtatctgaaaacccagaaattttcttTCGTGTATGCAGAGAattattatgattttcttcttttttttaaaaaaatcctttgcaaagttaatgttgatgtcgaaaggtttttcccttaaccatagtgcttacaaaaaataaagttccttACTTACCAGGGCTGCAAAGGCGGAGGAAAAATGTCTTACTCCGACTACAGGATTTTTTgagactccgacttctttacctaaaattagtctgactccgactgtaactccgcaaatattggcagagctgcgaattttgaaagaaaattaccgactccgtcAAATTTTCCaccttcgactctgactcttttaccATAAAACCagagtccgactccacagccctgctatagcttaccacgaaaagaaggtagatgaccttaatgcaaaaacatcatttgtaataggttgtttgttattattttggaatagataggattagcgagaccatgcctcttactatttggtgctttctggaagattctacctattacaaatgatggttCGCTTCCaggtcatccaccttcttttcgcactgtcaaaaatgaaacgctcaattttaacgattcggcaatcctcgagcactatttcgttattttctacgatcctttcgtcaccgaatcacgtgatatttgacgaaaccagaaatctcaaatttttcaagaaataatttcgtcccgatttcgtcacattacagtgcattctgggagttttcgtttcagtcttgtacttgctcgttaaaatattttacggcagttattctaaaggattcataaaggttagtatttatttaaatttgtatgtgcaatgtgacttcttttatgtattgttacatttttgtttactgttgtgtttattgttggatttaaaacacattaaaattgaaaacgacctgttcgatttggtttggaattctgtatacactaactttgagtcacctccacgttaggcttaactagcgttattttttatttgcaaatgaaaatgtgtgtttgttgacatttgtttccgaaaacgtacttcctttatttccccccgttagacaattgacaaagatgatcaaagcatttttacgaatttaaacttacataaaaaattccaccgtcgctacagcaacgcagataataaatacagcgccttgataaatagcatagaactttgaagctttcaatttcaacgttgaatgtgtttcatggttatgtgttttcattcttcttcatgaattttactaatataattctggtgaacgaagtgtttttgtttaataattcaaaatttttttcctctgcaatttttattttcttaaacaaatattccgccccccccccaccccctctctaagtattggtattttttcttcttctactctacatgtaatattttattcaatacaataataatttatacagtagctctctcacaaaagtgtacgtaacacttatcattttcaatgaaatattgctctacccattaggtaagattaatattttgaaatgggtaaacaatagatcttttatagttagttcttaacaaaactacatgaaatattttaatagcaaaatgaaatatgattttgaagaaattaataatcagaaagtattaagaactttatctcacaagtgttcataaaaatattttttaataattgcttaacaaccttttaaacaagcccacaaaaatcgaggaaaaaaagcgcttaatgcaattaaaaataaatgcaaactagCTTTTAGCTTAcggttcggaaatgataccctccccccccctttttttgttaggctcgttgaccggacttattaaagtcgcaccccatgttgtttatgtaatgtcatcCCCTTCTGCAGGTGTCTcttgtttatgttgtatcaatacttcactatttgttgagtctgtttctttttttcttttgaatggttttacttgcaaaataaaacatgaaataaagtaagtattaatttaaaacaaagcattttaagttacaaagaaaacattaatttctataaagaactatatctttgtgctttgcagctaaatattttcaatattttttcaatttatcccaaatttaaaataagttattgaaggtaaccttgattttaaaaaaaaaagttaagttagcagcattttggaaataataacaattataaagcgttctttgttgtttattttcgcatttagtacgctaaattctatgttaatttgtgctacctgatttgtgataattatgaatttttccattatacatagtttctacagctgaaataaatacagcattaattatattgccatatttgctgcctcaaggaattatcagcaaaataaagggaattctcttcagaagcatttcatagatgaactactagtaagtgcaaatttaagttagagtaatggtttttgttgcagacaaagtaaaatgtctatgtaaaatttcaattgaaaaattgaaaggaaaataaaaagtatatgataaaaactagtaaacttttctcgatacgctagtcactattttcattacatacctttgaatctcttacttgcaattctgtcttggcgttggccatggttgcattaatgcttatggagctatcttagtaaatcagtaaagttctaatcaattatgttatataaagtacctaatttcccttgaagttccagacaggtaaatatgaagtatgtaccaaagtacttcaaagtataaagtatgtactgcatgcaataatacacttcctgtattaaacataaattttgccaaacaagcattctacatagaagcaaaattaataagat is a window from the Uloborus diversus isolate 005 chromosome 6, Udiv.v.3.1, whole genome shotgun sequence genome containing:
- the LOC129225094 gene encoding tetratricopeptide repeat protein 32-like, encoding MNGDHHETVSQALEEARNLIDERKYLEAENRLSALINFLENEPDSIKRNRFLSEAYNNLGQVFYRKVEFDRAVGCYGKATELKNDFAAAFYNRGTIQYRLGFYASALEDMRKAVTLDPLNVEFVAGLRATEEASPKES